A single region of the Lates calcarifer isolate ASB-BC8 linkage group LG3, TLL_Latcal_v3, whole genome shotgun sequence genome encodes:
- the dync1li1 gene encoding cytoplasmic dynein 1 light intermediate chain 1 isoform X1 codes for MATSGRSALLSSTLTGPKSTLENSNPEEDDGQNLWSTILSEVSTHSRSKLPSGKNVLVMGEVGSGKTTLVAKLQGVEEYMKGRGLEYLYFSVHDDDIDDHTRCNAWVLDGDLYHKGLQGVAVPVDSIGNTLLLITVDMSRPWNALDSLQKWAAVAREHIDKLRVAPETLRELEHRLVKQFQEYTEPGSGEDGTPQRRSEEEESVLLPLGDNTLTHNLGIPVVVVCTKCDAISTLEKEHDYRDEHLDFIQSHIRRFCLQYGASLVYTSVKEMKNLDILYKYLVHRLYGFPFHCPAQVVERDAVFIPSGWDNEKKIAILHENFQTVKADDSFEDVIVKPPVRKIVHEKEIQAEDDQVFLVKLQSLLAKQPAVTAGRPVDTTSRAPTGSPRTSNRSAAANVANTMPQSGQTSEGVLANFFNSLLTKKAGTGGPGTPGGGNNTPGTVRKSDMNITHGSKLGLSDVQAELDRISSRETDSDLSNANETPATDGQDT; via the exons ATGGCGACGTCAGGGAGGAGTGCATTATTATCCTCCACCTTAACTGGACCTAAGAGCACACTGGAGAACTCCAACCCTGAGGAGGATGATGGGCAGAATTTATG GTCCACCATCCTGAGTGAAGTGTCAACCCATTCAAGATCAAAGCTACCGTCTGGGAAAAATGTCCTGGTTATGG GTGAGGTGGGCTCGGGGAAGACCACCTTGGTTGCAAAACTACAGGGTGTCGAGGAGTACATGAAAGGGCGTGGCCTGGAATACCTCTACTTCAGTGTCCATGACGATGATATTGATG accACACTAGGTGTAATGCCTGGGTCTTAGATGGAGACCTTTACCACAAAGGTCTGCAGGGCGTAGCTGTGCCAGTGGACTCGATTGGCAACACGTTGTTGCTGATAACGGTTGACATGTCGCGGCCGTGGAACGCCCTGGACTCCCTCCAGAAGTGGGCTGCCGTCGCTAGGGAACACATCGACAAACTCCGGGTCGCCCCGGAAACACTGCGGGAGCTGGAGCACAGAC tTGTAAAACAGTTCCAGGAGTACACAGAGCCCGGCAGTGGGGAGGATGGCACcccacagaggaggagtgaagaggaggagagcgtGCTGCTACCATTAGGagacaacacactcacacacaacctggGCATACCAGTGGTTGTGGTCTGCACCAAG TGTGACGCCATCAGCACTTTGGAGAAGGAGCACGACTACAGAGACGAACACCTGGACTTCATCCAGTCCCACATCAGGCgtttctgtctgcagt ACGGCGCCTCTCTGGTTTACACGTCAGTGAAGGAGATGAAGAACCTGGACATCCTCTACAAATATCTGGTCCACAGACTCTATGGCTTTCCCTTCCACTGCCCCGCACAAGTGGTGGAAAGAGACGCTGTCTTCAT tccatCAGGTTGGGACAATGAGAAAAAGATTGCCATACTTCACGAGAACTTCCAGACAGTAAAAGCAGACGACAGCTTTGAAGACGTAATAGTCAAACCACCAGTCAGAAAG ATTGTACATGAAAAGGAGATTCAGGCAGAAGACGACCAAGTGTTTCTGGTAAAACTGCAg TCGCTGCTCGCCAAACAGCCCGCTGTGACAGCAGGGCGACCCGTG GATACCACTAGCAGAGCACCCACTGGCTCCCCCAGGACGAGTAATCGTTCTGCAGCGGCCAACGTAGCAAACACCATGCCACAGTCAG GTCAGACCAGTGAGGGTGTGTTGGCAAACTTCTTTAACAGTCTACTGACAAAGAAGGCGGGTACAGGGGGGCCCGGGACGCCAGGTGGTGGTAACAACACTCCAGGAACTGTACGCAAGTCAG acatgaacataacacatg
- the dync1li1 gene encoding cytoplasmic dynein 1 light intermediate chain 1 isoform X2 — MATSGRSALLSSTLTGPKSTLENSNPEEDDGQNLWSTILSEVSTHSRSKLPSGKNVLVMGEVGSGKTTLVAKLQGVEEYMKGRGLEYLYFSVHDDDIDDHTRCNAWVLDGDLYHKGLQGVAVPVDSIGNTLLLITVDMSRPWNALDSLQKWAAVAREHIDKLRVAPETLRELEHRLVKQFQEYTEPGSGEDGTPQRRSEEEESVLLPLGDNTLTHNLGIPVVVVCTKCDAISTLEKEHDYRDEHLDFIQSHIRRFCLQYGASLVYTSVKEMKNLDILYKYLVHRLYGFPFHCPAQVVERDAVFIPSGWDNEKKIAILHENFQTVKADDSFEDVIVKPPVRKIVHEKEIQAEDDQVFLVKLQSLLAKQPAVTAGRPVDTTSRAPTGSPRTSNRSAAANVANTMPQSGQTSEGVLANFFNSLLTKKAGTGGPGTPGGGNNTPGTVRKSGSKLGLSDVQAELDRISSRETDSDLSNANETPATDGQDT, encoded by the exons ATGGCGACGTCAGGGAGGAGTGCATTATTATCCTCCACCTTAACTGGACCTAAGAGCACACTGGAGAACTCCAACCCTGAGGAGGATGATGGGCAGAATTTATG GTCCACCATCCTGAGTGAAGTGTCAACCCATTCAAGATCAAAGCTACCGTCTGGGAAAAATGTCCTGGTTATGG GTGAGGTGGGCTCGGGGAAGACCACCTTGGTTGCAAAACTACAGGGTGTCGAGGAGTACATGAAAGGGCGTGGCCTGGAATACCTCTACTTCAGTGTCCATGACGATGATATTGATG accACACTAGGTGTAATGCCTGGGTCTTAGATGGAGACCTTTACCACAAAGGTCTGCAGGGCGTAGCTGTGCCAGTGGACTCGATTGGCAACACGTTGTTGCTGATAACGGTTGACATGTCGCGGCCGTGGAACGCCCTGGACTCCCTCCAGAAGTGGGCTGCCGTCGCTAGGGAACACATCGACAAACTCCGGGTCGCCCCGGAAACACTGCGGGAGCTGGAGCACAGAC tTGTAAAACAGTTCCAGGAGTACACAGAGCCCGGCAGTGGGGAGGATGGCACcccacagaggaggagtgaagaggaggagagcgtGCTGCTACCATTAGGagacaacacactcacacacaacctggGCATACCAGTGGTTGTGGTCTGCACCAAG TGTGACGCCATCAGCACTTTGGAGAAGGAGCACGACTACAGAGACGAACACCTGGACTTCATCCAGTCCCACATCAGGCgtttctgtctgcagt ACGGCGCCTCTCTGGTTTACACGTCAGTGAAGGAGATGAAGAACCTGGACATCCTCTACAAATATCTGGTCCACAGACTCTATGGCTTTCCCTTCCACTGCCCCGCACAAGTGGTGGAAAGAGACGCTGTCTTCAT tccatCAGGTTGGGACAATGAGAAAAAGATTGCCATACTTCACGAGAACTTCCAGACAGTAAAAGCAGACGACAGCTTTGAAGACGTAATAGTCAAACCACCAGTCAGAAAG ATTGTACATGAAAAGGAGATTCAGGCAGAAGACGACCAAGTGTTTCTGGTAAAACTGCAg TCGCTGCTCGCCAAACAGCCCGCTGTGACAGCAGGGCGACCCGTG GATACCACTAGCAGAGCACCCACTGGCTCCCCCAGGACGAGTAATCGTTCTGCAGCGGCCAACGTAGCAAACACCATGCCACAGTCAG GTCAGACCAGTGAGGGTGTGTTGGCAAACTTCTTTAACAGTCTACTGACAAAGAAGGCGGGTACAGGGGGGCCCGGGACGCCAGGTGGTGGTAACAACACTCCAGGAACTGTACGCAAGTCAG